The proteins below come from a single Halomonas binhaiensis genomic window:
- a CDS encoding DUF2955 domain-containing protein, which produces MKTRAHHLAPNDLRQCLRITFGGVLGYLVSQLMGWNYGVFYTVFPMFLLGMIPILNLSVVRQFLTNACLNVIEVSLVVGLMQHMPIVMTAVVFAIFTFRFSLMAKGPLFLFGANGVLTLSIMFHFASYPDLDMFDLLTNNTLASFLAVAIAFVMHAVFPDVAPRTPPQPAIKSKALIRHQALIGSVTATVSFVVFQSLDLRDSLSAQMATILILFALGYTGARTSARKRAIGTLRAIGTLLGCNFASAA; this is translated from the coding sequence GTGAAGACGCGCGCTCATCACCTGGCACCGAATGACCTGCGCCAGTGCTTGAGGATCACTTTCGGAGGGGTATTGGGATATCTGGTCAGCCAGTTGATGGGCTGGAACTATGGTGTCTTTTATACCGTTTTCCCGATGTTCCTGCTCGGCATGATTCCGATACTGAACCTGAGTGTCGTGCGCCAGTTTCTGACCAATGCCTGCCTCAATGTGATAGAGGTATCTCTGGTGGTCGGGCTGATGCAGCATATGCCCATTGTGATGACCGCTGTGGTATTTGCCATCTTCACCTTTCGCTTTTCGCTGATGGCGAAGGGGCCGTTGTTTCTGTTTGGCGCCAATGGGGTCCTGACGCTCAGCATCATGTTCCATTTCGCCAGTTATCCCGATCTGGATATGTTTGACCTGCTGACCAACAACACCTTGGCCAGTTTTCTCGCTGTTGCGATTGCCTTTGTCATGCACGCCGTGTTTCCGGATGTCGCTCCGCGTACACCGCCTCAACCGGCAATCAAGTCCAAGGCATTGATTCGTCATCAGGCCTTGATTGGCTCGGTCACCGCGACCGTTTCTTTCGTGGTCTTCCAGTCCCTTGACCTGCGCGACTCACTATCGGCCCAGATGGCGACCATTCTTATCCTGTTTGCCCTGGGCTATACCGGAGCCAGGACATCGGCACGTAAGCGCGCTATCGGTACCCTGCGCGCTATCGGTACCCTGCTGGGATGTAATTTCGCTTCGGCGGCATGA